CTTTACGAAGTGATTTGATTCGTTTCATCGTCGGTGTTATTCATCCAACTAATGAACTCCTGTGTTCGGATATTATACCTAGATGGGCTGTTATCGGTTGGTTAATTACCACATGTACTTCTAATGTTGCCTTAGCCAATGCTAAATTAGCTTTGTTTTACGACTGGTTGTTTTTCGAGGCGGGTAAAGATAATATTATGAATATAGGTGAGTTTCTACGAAACGTGTATTTCGTGTCGATGGTATTTCGTAATCGACGCTACGATCGTATAAttgattatttctttttttggattACAGAACCAGCGATATTAGTTATGAATAATTCTCAAAAGACTCATTCCGCTGTTACCGCAACCCTCCTGGATTTCTTATGCAGAGTAAGTTGGCTGTGATCGGTTTTATTCGACAGTTCTTTACTTCCTGAATATTTGTATATTTCAACGCGAGTGACAAACCGTGCACTAATATCTTCGTATCGTTAcagataattccaaatttcTATCCGCCAATCACGGAGCACGTCCGAAACGGTGTTTTCTGTTCGTTGTATCAAATTCTAGAAAAACGTGTGTTACCATCTCTGTTACCTTTGTTCGATAATCCAAAACTGGATCGCGAATTACGCTCGATGATCAAAGACACATTCAGCGAATTTTGCGAATCAACCGCAGAAGGTGAGATTACTCGATGAGATAATCTTTTCAACCATCCCGACGCTTTTTCACTCtttattttcttcaacattttttttttttacctattatACTCGATAATACATACCTTAGGCGAACGTGTATATGTTGCCACTACTTTagatatttttacttttaagcCAACTGAAGTCGAATTCATCATTTGACCTAAGGCAGTGAACCATTTTTGAATGGGTCCTGGCCAGATGATGCGCGCGATCTAGCGGCTTCGCGTTTATGGAGCAGATACGCGTTATGCTGGTAAAGCTTTGGTTTTTAATTAAAGACGAGAAAGGCGTCTTGTGAGAGACGGGGGTGGTCAGATGCGCGTTggtttttcttctatttttttttttttttaattgtaagCTCCCAGTTTGGTTGACTTGTTCTAAAAGTTTGAATTCGTTGTATGTTTTTGCGCAGGAAATAAACCGCCGGAAGAAGTAAAAGAAGACGGGGCCGGTGCCGATAAATTGGAAAGAATTACTCCTCCCGTTGCTTTAACTAATAATCATAATGCTATCGAGAATAACTTAGATGTGGCATTCAGTGACGAAGAAAATGATATTATTAGACCACCGATTAAAATCGAAGAAGAGGATGACGACGTTCCTTTAGGTAAAATTCATCTACGAGGAATAAATTTCGGAACTAAATTGCCATGTTTTTATACCTTCTGTTTGTTTGCAGCCAAAGTGAAGATTAAAGAGAAACCGAACGATGAAGTTTTTCCCGACGTTGTGAAAACGCTGAAGAAAGAAATTCGCGATCTTATCACTCAGTTGAATAAAGAAAAGAATAATAATCGAAGGTAATGTgaaattgaggagctcattgcaaaagtagcccttgtcacatgaacttttagacacgttttactcgattgcacctattgccaactgcggagatcatgttgtaatgatgaaatgaccgtcaagttagtctaccctgagtagccctgagaggaattgctttatagagtttacattcatgatactgggtacgctcaagggagagctttggagattgcataggttcatgtgacaagggctacttttgcaatgagctcctcaattgttAATTGCCAATTGCTCGAAACGAACAGTGGGGCCATTTCTTGTGAAATCAGATCAGTTTTTGGTTTGAGGTCTTCGATTTTActccaactttttttgtagctcaacttttattcgttaggaaaaatgaaaaatcgttttcatgGGGCAGGTGGTGGTAGTTTCTTTTccaaaggttgaaattttccagtCTTACTAAATTCTCGATGCTTAACTTCGGAGTTTGATTGATCGAAACTGCTGCAACTTGGAGGAAATATGTTGACGGTCCTCTGAAAATATTCGCCTTAAATTTCGAAGTTCgaaattaagctttttttgagacttcaataatttttcaaagcctatcaaaatttcgaaccaaaatttgtaaatttgaataaaatccaGAACGCGTACAATTTGACGAAACTTAAATTTATACAATTATTCACGAAATAGTTGGTggggagggtgggggggggtcaagGGGCCCtaaaatttcggtaaaaaatatcaaaaagtagCAAATATTGGTGACTTATGgtttatttggtttttgggaGCACTGAATACGAACATTAATTTAGTTTTTCGGTTCAACTTCGCTAAttgccccccccctccatctTCCATTTACCccgaatttgataaaaatcgaaaaaatcgagtgacatgTGAATTGTTAGGTTTTTGTgagcgctgaattcgaatatcaacttttttttttgatttgactcctccaatcctccccccccctccctctcgaaccctcaattttcattgaaattgaaaaaattgtgtaacgtatcgtttattaggtttttgggtGCTCTAAATTCGaatatcgacttatttttttgatttgactatttcaaaatttccccctccccctcccactcTTAGTTTTAATTTACCccgaatttgatgaaaatcgaaaaaatcgagtaacatgtggtttattaggtttttgggtGCGCTGAAAttgaatatcaacttatttttgtGGTTTGACTTCtccataccccccccccctcttcatgaccctcaattttcattaaaattaaaaaaattgtgtgacatatcgtttattaggtttttgggtGCGCTGAAATTGAATATCAATTTACTTTTGTGATTTGACTCctccaaccccctcccccaccctcaatttttattaaaattgaaaaaattgtgtgacatatcgtttattaggtttttgggtGCGCTGAAATGgaatatcaatttatttttgtggTTTGACTTCTccattacccccccccccccctcttcatgaccctcaattttcattaaaattaaaaaaattgtgtgacatatcgtttattaggtttttgggtGCGCCGAAtttgaatattaatttatttttgtgatttgactcttccataccccccccccctcttcatgaccctcaattttcattaaaattaaaaaaattgtgtgacatatcgttaaTTAGGTTTTTGGGTGCACTGAattcgaatatcaacttatttttttgatttgactccTCCAACCCCATCCCCCaccttcaattttattaaaattgaaaaaatcgtgtgacatatcgtttattaggtttttgggtACTCTAAATTCGAATATCGacttattttccttttttcccctATACATGGAAGCTGCGAGAATACTTTGAATAAAATCGAAGTACCTAAACGCCAAAACCGAGGCTTAATTTgacataattacctacttattgataATTTAAGGATCAATGGTCATTTTGATGtgggttttatttttcagatgcAAGATTGTAGATAATTTAATCAATGTAATCTCAGACGACGATGATTTAGATAACGAGTCTTTAGCCAATATCGCCTTATGTTTAAACATCGCTCTAAATTCGCAATTCGAGGAGAAAATATTTCCAGAAGAAGCCAACAACAAGTAAGTTATTATTCGATCGGTTCGATTCTTCGCGTATTTTGTTCATTGTTTCGTATTcgctctactttttttttcatattctattGTTACAGAAACATCGAAGAAAGTGTAAATAAACCGATGTTTATATTATTCAGAGGTTTGACCGAGTCATCGGACGGTAGTTCGAAGCGAATTccttttttcacaattctaaCCGAGTTGAGATCGCATCAGCCTAAAATCGGATACTTGTTGTTATACTATTTGCAAGTTTGCGAGCTTTTGAAAGAGAAGGAAAAGTCGTATGCGTAAGTGATTGTTTGCATTTCGAATGGAGAGCTGCGAAGGCGAAGGGGttgattaattttataaattctaaCTGGTAATGTTTCTTGCAGGAGTAAAGGTTACCTGTATAAAGAATTTTGTcataatcaagaaaaaaaatttgaagactGTTTGATCTGTGATCTCGAAGTatgttgaggaaaaaatctcCGTTTTTTGCTGCCAGAATttcaacgaattgaatttttaaccatgtGACGACTCGAATTGTTTCAGATTTGCCAAGAAGATGACTGTTATATGTTTTGTTGGCTGATTCCTTCGATATACAAGGAATATCCCAAGTTTTCAAATGGCAATGATAAGTTAATTAATTTAATCGTATCGTCCATCGACGCGAAGCAATTACAAGAACTCATTTGTAAAGTATTACAAGGTATTGTTTTAGTCTAAAGCCATAcgatgatcaatttttatacggtatttttgacgaattaaTTTACTGTTATGTTTTGTAGGCCAATTGGTCATGTTTCAAGCGGATAATTTCGTATCGTTGATATCGTCCTCGTTGACGTGGGAAACATTCGAACAATATTGTTTATGGCAGTTGGCGATAGCTCACGATATTCCACTGGAATGTATGCTGAATACTTTACCAAAGTTGGAGTTTAAATCGCACGCCGAAGCTTTGGCGTCCATTTTGTTGTTATTAAGAAGAGAGAAGTAAGCTCGCACTCCTGTTGGTGAAATTCACGTACTAAAATTGCAGTATGGTTTTTTGAACTGggtttgtttcgtttttttaggCCATCGGGGGATTTATTAAAACCGATATTTTGTCGGGAGCTCAAACCATTATCGGATATATTCGTCGTATCTGTGTTACAAGCTTGGTGCGCCCAGACTTGCGATTCTTTGGCTAATTGTGTGGCCGATTTATTGACCAGTCGGTGTCCGACGGCGTCGCCTAGTAAACGTAAAAGAGGACAAGGTACGTGTCGATCAAACAAGTTAGGTATGCGACACgtcttttgaatattttgaaaatgcaacTCTGATAATTCGTATTCCGCTAAAGCCGGAATTTTAACCTTCATGTGTTTTAATTCGTTCTTATATTTTTACTTTAACGCAGGACAAGGCTTAGGATCAAGAAGCGGAGTATCTCCGCCTAGCGCGGAACGTATTCTGGGGCATTTGGATCGAGCTCGCGAAGGCTGTAAACCGATGTTCAAAGTCGACAGCATGCAACGAGCTTTGCAAATAGCTCAAGCAGCTTGCACAGATACTCAGAGAGGATTATACAGTAGTTTATTCGCCTTACTCGAGGAAGAAGAACAACCCGTCAGCACGACCAATAAAACCGCACCGTCTACGAGTAAAGGCCGAGGACGTAAAGCAGCCGCTGGCATGTATAACAGCACATCGACAACCAACACGAATAGTTATTCGAGTAAACATCGCAACGCGAGTAATCGAAGCAGTCTTAAAGAATTATCCGACTCTTCGGAATCGAGTAGCGAAGTATGTATCGCCGCAAAAATAATCATTACTTCACCATTATTTTATTCTAATGGCAAATTTTGTCGTTTATGCCGCAGGAAGAAGAAGTAATCAAACCGAGAAACgcgaaaaaacgtaaaaaaatcaacacagtTACTTCGGACAGTGACTAACATACGGCTGAGCAACTAGCCAGCGATGAAGAACCTGGCTATGGTATCGTGAATACTCCAGCGTAATGTGTTAATCGCTCCCACAATCGGCACCGGAATCACGAACGCGGTAAAGTGTAGGTTTGGTTTTGCAATTTACAAAGCAATGCAAAAAAGGGAGTAAATAACCTCGATCGATTTGTATTGGATTATTGCTGTGATATTTTAATGGTGGTTTTCGTATGTACTTTCCATATCGCTCGTGTCGGTTGTTCTGTTCAGTTCGATTCTGTGTCTGTGTCTGTCTGTCTATcagtgtgtgtgtgtttttaaaCAACATtcgaaagatgaattttttattatttattatcatTCCTGTCGCGCGAGTAGGTGTACTTTACAAACGCACGGGCATATGCGAAAATGGtttttaatttgtgtttttaaaataaccGATATTacgatgtctttttttttttgattagaaGAACCACGGTTTCATTTACCCCGCTGCAAATGAGTAATGGAACTGTGAACCGAAgttgttttttgagaaagggTTTTGTTTgattcacacttttttttttttttattgattagggaatatttttgctaATATTTTCGACTGTTTTTacgttaatttatttttattacgttttgtACATGCGTACCTCTCTATCTTATGTTTGTAAAAATGGTGTATAAAGAAAACGTTTGTAAAGTGTATTTATTGGTACTTGGTACTATACGTTGTATAATCATGTGTAATTTTATTGTATGCAAGAAATGTGTGTAAACATATAATTGGTTTAATACAATAGTTTTATAAATCGTTTGGTttagaaaatcgatttttttttttttgtaatttcttcaacagttgaaatttattcttctACAGGCGAAAGATGTATGCACCGGAATGGGaatgctgttgttgttgttcgaCAGTAACTCTTCTAAATAGTAAATTGGCGTtcgttcaagttttcagttttccttttccatttgagaagaaaaattcgtTTCTGTCTTTTTGgttaatgttttgtttttcaatttttcaacttggttATTTCGTTCGAGGGATGACCCAAAAATATGACcgaatagtccggcatatgacaataggagtaattgcaccccgccccccccgccgatcctccgggacaacttttttcttaaaggggacatcctaaggaacattttaaaacaaattgccggaaaaaaagttggccttacttacaaaatggcggccattttgatggaCAGGTCAGCcggaaatcgcagattttgcgtttcaacataggacttgcacgaaatttttcaaaccttacaaaggtagatcgaaagatcatgcaaaatttatcacctgtcaaaatttcaagtgctaaagtgcgtttttcgatttttggtgaatttttgaaaatcgaatttagggaaaaaatcaaaattttaccaaattggccaagaaagctgaaatttggtatataccctattttcgacatgccaaatcgattgggaacggtttcaacccgttttgagcagttctggagcctccagcagatttttgaaactcgaaattccatcaaattggagttgtaaagctaaaattaattctaaaaagtaattttaatacgctacgaagtactgcagttggatcctccagcgactttttgaaaattcctgaagcctccagcagatttttgaaactttaaattttcacaaaatttcatcaaatggagatggaaatctgaaatttactctacactccaattttaacaccctctgaagacgacttcaggtgggctcaagtaattttagggcctccagcgactttttttaaaaattactggagcctccagcagatttttgaaactttaaattttcacaagatttcatcaaatggagatggaaatctgaaatttactctacactccaattttaacaccctctgaagacgactccaggtgggctcaagtaattttagggtctccagcgacttttttttaaaaattactggagcctccagcagatttttgaaacttaaaatttccccaacattaatttatcaaaatatggagttggcaagctgaaatttacttcgcagactacatggatggtttcaaatggttttgaagcttccagctacttttaggaaatttcaattttccaaaaaaaacgtcatgcaacctttcaaaaagttacaagaggctccaaaacaacttgaaatctacctgcagtcgacttcgcagcgtattgaaattagtttgcagaatgaattttgactctccatcttagtttgatgatatttggggaaatttcaagtttcaaaaatctactggaagctccagtaagtttcaaaaaagttgttggatgctctaaaatgacttgaaatccaccagaaatcgttttcagaggatgttaaaattggagtgtagagtaaatttcagatttccatctccatttgaggaaattttgtaaaaatttaaagttccaaaaatctgctggaagcttcaagaattttcaaaaagtcgctggaggatccaaaacgacttgaaatttgcctgcagtacttcgtagcgtattgaaattactttttagaattaatttcagctttacaactccaatttgatggaattttgtgggaatttcaagtttcaaaaatcttctggaggctccagaagtgcttaaaactgtttgaaactgtttccaatcgatttggcatgtcgaaaatagggtatataccaaatttcagctttcttggtcaatttggtaaaattttgattttttccctcattttcggcctaaattcgattttcaaaaattcaccaaaaatcgaaaaacgcactttagcacttgaaattttgacaggtgataaatttttgcatgatctttcgatctacctttgtaaagtttgaaaatgttcgtgcaagtcctacaatccaaatttggaaaaaaagtgatttgtgaaaaccattttaaaaattcgaatacctacaaaaaaatgtaccttgcttcaaaaagaaaaaaaatcctccatcaaaactgtgaaaaattgacacaattcaaaaaaaaatggaaaagagttggcaaaattattgaaattgagagaaaatgaccaaaacaggaaGCAGAGCAAAGATCCAAgatctggagagaaaaaaaatactcaaaaaataatgttgaaaaacctcttCGTGATCTTCTTTTAATAACTCAAAATCATACGTTCTTAAGAATAAAACTCAggagcgaaattcaaaatgaaccaaaaaacagagtttcgtcaaaatttaaaaagttgagaaaaattacgaggattccagaataaaaatttgattaaaagtaaaaaaacttcaccgaaaaaaatgaagtataaaaatcactacctactaaaatttaagaaaaaacatcgcaagaattcaaaaaaaaaactcactaaaatcaacgataaaattgcgaaaactgcacaaaaatttagacaccaaaaaaaaaaaacacgaaaatttgtcgaaaagtaatggaaaatacaatctatgagaattcaaaagaataaaacttgaaaaaaaatcacgaaatcctcaaaaaaattcaaaataaaaccatcaagtcTCAAAGCccgaaaaaactcgaaaaaaatctgtaaacgaggaaattccgcaaaaatttaagtagaaaaaattaccaaaatttgggGCTAAATTAAGagaaagttttataaaaaatctcgaaaatttaggaaaaaaggTTTCGCCGAAATTGAGAACACAAATTTAgacagaaaaacgaatcaataaaattcaaaacaaaattatagaaattatgaaaatagaaaactcccgaaaattcagttcagcaaaaattattaagaattcagaacagagaactcgcgagaattaaaattaggtataaatttcggaaatgaatcgataaatttttgagaaaaatcatcgaaaaatttctaacaaaacTGAAGAGGattcaacagagaaaaataatttgaacttgaaaaaaaaaatgttcaaagagaGAGAAAATCCGAAGGACCTTCCCTCATAACTGGAAAGGAAGAAGAAAAGAGAAAGAGGGATCAACGAATGGAAGAtatcaagatgcagaaaaatccaccacaaaaggtgaaaatgaaaaaaacaagtcaTCAAATCTTGGAAGAAGCAATTCCTTCCCTTCTCGAAAAaagatatcaaaatttaaaagaaatcatgatttttggaagaagaaaaatcataattccacaaaaatgtgagaaaaaaaattacttgtttttttttttaagcacgAAACTaaactgttgaaagttgaaatgaaaaaaattcagtcaaaatttaggcaaaaaaatgaccacaatcTGGAACAAAACCatagaatcgtgaaaattcaatgttgaaaaagtcTGTCAAAACTATAGAGaaacttcatcaaaatttgaatagagaaaaaaaatggaaattccgagaaaatcatcaaaaaacttgaaaaaagaactcgcgaaaattcaaaaaatcatacccgTCAGGGTaggaaaaatctacaaaaattcaaaagaaaactcacaaaatcgatgaaaaagatttcacaaaattcaaaaaaaaccatcgaaccgaaataaggagaaatcccgactatttgagcaataaaattacacaagctcgagggaaaatttttatgaaaaaatcacgagaattcaaggtgataaaattgggcaaaaattcaggcgaaaaacatcatcaaaaaaattcagagcaaaatcatggaaaaattattttgaaaaaaaatcaccacaaaaattcaagatgtaaaaatcaatcaaaacaaaGAACCATCGaggaattcaaaataataatacctgtCGAAATCAGAAACCCCCTTGaatacatttcaaaagaaaaatcatcaaaactgaaaaaatgaaattcgttaTGCTGAAATAGCAGaaataaaaacgtttttttttccgaagaatttggaataaaatttgataaaaaaggtaatattttggtaaaaaaaaaaaactcggaaaTAACTTTTAATaaccaacatttcaaaaaagtaaccgagtacaatccATGAATAATGTCTATATTGATGAAGAAATTTCGTATTTACACGTGGTACTTATATATAAATCGAGAGAATAATATCACGGAAGGTCCATCCAACTTCCACCTGGTAAATAAAAGTACAACCTCAACATCACGATATTCTCATTAGTTACCGTCCTCATCTAGGAATAACGGCTGATAAACTGACATTATTATGTCTACCGCATAATTAAGTTGACCTTGAGGCAAAATACTGTATTCTACTGGCAACTCTTCAGGATCTTCAAATTTGCTACTATGAATTTTGTCCGTTATAATACTATAAACATTGGAGAGATCTTTGCAAAATTTCCTGATCTGACTGGGATCTAAAAGTTCAACAATAGACTGCAATAATGGGTCATCGGCGCGTTCAGTCAGCATAAAATACCACCGGTCTTCCCTTGTACGGCGAGTACGTTCATTCTTCGTATATTGTCTATAATTTTCCTTAACGTATGGAAAAGCTGAACCACACTGCTGCTCCAAGCGCACCATCCGCGACCGCACCACCTCCGGGGTGACTACTTTCTGATACTTC
This region of Planococcus citri chromosome 5, ihPlaCitr1.1, whole genome shotgun sequence genomic DNA includes:
- the IntS3 gene encoding integrator complex subunit 3 isoform X2; the protein is MKMEQQVRTTTSRLFNVTIVDVKKDDIEEKYERGYLLYQGIISGLSDKECIDALTTAVNREKSQEELISLGMITVILTEPHNSEKVYQDLRMLNRDGFQSVTQSTCQLILERYTRLHDVARCQMLWLVREMVRNMVPNVDTLCWNLMRHAASGDVSPKNLYLVENLLDIYQDNRKWLEKFPWLLASVVYSFLRFIEDHSSPSLAKLRQKEVTFVISLLRERFMDCYVIGRDLVRLLQNISRIPEIEALWKDILQNPSSLAPNFTGVLQLLQTRTSRRFLQSRLTPDMERKLVFFTSSVRFGNHKRYQEWFQKQYLATPESQSLRSDLIRFIVGVIHPTNELLCSDIIPRWAVIGWLITTCTSNVALANAKLALFYDWLFFEAGKDNIMNIEPAILVMNNSQKTHSAVTATLLDFLCRIIPNFYPPITEHVRNGVFCSLYQILEKRVLPSLLPLFDNPKLDRELRSMIKDTFSEFCESTAEGNKPPEEVKEDGAGADKLERITPPVALTNNHNAIENNLDVAFSDEENDIIRPPIKIEEEDDDVPLAKVKIKEKPNDEVFPDVVKTLKKEIRDLITQLNKEKNNNRRCKIVDNLINVISDDDDLDNESLANIALCLNIALNSQFEEKIFPEEANNKNIEESVNKPMFILFRGLTESSDGSSKRIPFFTILTELRSHQPKIGYLLLYYLQVCELLKEKEKSYASKGYLYKEFCHNQEKKFEDCLICDLEICQEDDCYMFCWLIPSIYKEYPKFSNGNDKLINLIVSSIDAKQLQELICKVLQGQLVMFQADNFVSLISSSLTWETFEQYCLWQLAIAHDIPLECMLNTLPKLEFKSHAEALASILLLLRREKPSGDLLKPIFCRELKPLSDIFVVSVLQAWCAQTCDSLANCVADLLTSRCPTASPSKRKRGQGQGLGSRSGVSPPSAERILGHLDRAREGCKPMFKVDSMQRALQIAQAACTDTQRGLYSSLFALLEEEEQPVSTTNKTAPSTSKGRGRKAAAGMYNSTSTTNTNSYSSKHRNASNRSSLKELSDSSESSSEEEEVIKPRNAKKRKKINTVTSDSD
- the IntS3 gene encoding integrator complex subunit 3 isoform X1 → MKMEQQVRTTTSRLFNVTIVDVKKDDIEEKYERGYLLYQGIISGLSDKECIDALTTAVNREKSQEELISLGMITVILTEPHNSEKVYQDLRMLNRDGFQSVTQSTCQLILERYTRLHDVARCQMLWLVREMVRNMVPNVDTLCWNLMRHAASGDVSPKNLYLVENLLDIYQDNRKWLEKFPWLLASVVYSFLRFIEDHSSPSLAKLRQKEVTFVISLLRERFMDCYVIGRDLVRLLQNISRIPEIEALWKDILQNPSSLAPNFTGVLQLLQTRTSRRFLQSRLTPDMERKLVFFTSSVRFGNHKRYQEWFQKQYLATPESQSLRSDLIRFIVGVIHPTNELLCSDIIPRWAVIGWLITTCTSNVALANAKLALFYDWLFFEAGKDNIMNIEPAILVMNNSQKTHSAVTATLLDFLCRIIPNFYPPITEHVRNGVFCSLYQILEKRVLPSLLPLFDNPKLDRELRSMIKDTFSEFCESTAEGNKPPEEVKEDGAGADKLERITPPVALTNNHNAIENNLDVAFSDEENDIIRPPIKIEEEDDDVPLAKVKIKEKPNDEVFPDVVKTLKKEIRDLITQLNKEKNNNRRCKIVDNLINVISDDDDLDNESLANIALCLNIALNSQFEEKIFPEEANNKNIEESVNKPMFILFRGLTESSDGSSKRIPFFTILTELRSHQPKIGYLLLYYLQVCELLKEKEKSYASKGYLYKEFCHNQEKKFEDCLICDLEICQEDDCYMFCWLIPSIYKEYPKFSNGNDKLINLIVSSIDAKQLQELICKVLQGQLVMFQADNFVSLISSSLTWETFEQYCLWQLAIAHDIPLECMLNTLPKLEFKSHAEALASILLLLRREKPSGDLLKPIFCRELKPLSDIFVVSVLQAWCAQTCDSLANCVADLLTSRCPTASPSKRKRGQGTCRSNKLGQGLGSRSGVSPPSAERILGHLDRAREGCKPMFKVDSMQRALQIAQAACTDTQRGLYSSLFALLEEEEQPVSTTNKTAPSTSKGRGRKAAAGMYNSTSTTNTNSYSSKHRNASNRSSLKELSDSSESSSEEEEVIKPRNAKKRKKINTVTSDSD
- the LOC135847447 gene encoding uncharacterized protein LOC135847447 codes for the protein MAEAAIFVLQGRIFELNNQLAAAQTALKTQICLRERAEINAAEYKKKYQKVVTPEVVRSRMVRLEQQCGSAFPYVKENYRQYTKNERTRRTREDRWYFMLTERADDPLLQSIVELLDPSQIRKFCKDLSNVYSIITDKIHSSKFEDPEELPVEYSILPQGQLNYAVDIIMSVYQPLFLDEDGN